One Maribacter cobaltidurans genomic window carries:
- a CDS encoding tyrosine-type recombinase/integrase produces MYLKLKRSVELSGKSQSTLTNYARCLSHIALHFKCSPLDLDEEQVLDYLHVLKSRHKTPSSSFFKHTVYGLRYAYRISNRKEMQVMLPAIERPKKLPVVLSCREVKQLLKAPKLLKHRLVLALLYGCGLRCFELCNLQLKDLDFDRMMLHVRQGKGRKDRYVPLSRMQIRGLKTYLAAENPCTWCFTGNNTEGRPVPLSTQGVRWIVREARKHSGIQKEVTTHSLRHSYATHLLEMGLDIMSVKDLLGHADIQTTLTYLHVAQLGRQKPFSPLDRLYKE; encoded by the coding sequence TTGTATCTCAAACTAAAACGTTCTGTTGAACTATCGGGCAAAAGCCAAAGCACCCTGACCAACTATGCCCGCTGTCTTTCACACATAGCCCTGCATTTTAAGTGCAGTCCACTCGATCTGGATGAAGAACAGGTGCTGGATTATCTACATGTTTTAAAGTCCCGGCACAAGACCCCGTCGAGCAGCTTCTTCAAGCATACCGTTTATGGTCTGAGGTATGCCTACCGGATATCAAATCGTAAAGAGATGCAGGTAATGCTCCCCGCTATTGAGCGTCCCAAAAAACTCCCTGTAGTTTTAAGTTGTAGGGAAGTAAAGCAACTCTTAAAAGCCCCAAAACTACTGAAGCACCGTCTGGTATTGGCGCTGCTTTATGGCTGCGGACTGCGCTGTTTTGAACTGTGCAACCTACAGTTAAAAGATCTGGATTTTGATCGTATGATGCTTCACGTCCGCCAAGGCAAAGGCAGGAAAGATCGGTATGTACCCTTGTCGAGGATGCAGATCCGCGGACTTAAAACATATCTTGCGGCAGAAAATCCTTGCACCTGGTGCTTCACTGGGAACAATACCGAAGGGCGTCCAGTCCCGCTTTCTACCCAAGGGGTTCGCTGGATTGTACGGGAAGCCCGTAAACATAGTGGTATTCAAAAGGAAGTGACCACCCACAGCCTGCGCCACAGTTATGCTACCCACCTTCTGGAAATGGGCTTGGATATTATGAGTGTAAAGGACCTTTTGGGGCACGCAGATATACAGACCACACTGACCTACCTTCACGTGGCACAACTGGGCAGGCAAAAGCCTTTCAGTCCACTGGATCGGCTCTACAAAGAGTAA
- a CDS encoding IS91 family transposase, whose amino-acid sequence MASAAHEVAQVLNRNRESLADCCATSWQLRTLHALRKCRTAALGGHIDHCTNPSCNTLHLSYNSCRNRHCPKCQGHKREQWIRAREEELLNVPYFHVVFTLPSELNRLCLYEPKLLYGLLFKTSWEVIAGFASNPKFLGAGPGMIAILHTWGQNLSLHPHLHCIVPGGGATKSGKWKPARNKGKYLFPVKAMSKVFRARFVAGLRKKIKTEQPEALYQSLFKKEWVVYCKRPFLGPPQVVEYLGRYTHKIAISNHRIKNLDDSGVVFSVKDYRHGGNKSLMYLSDTEFIRRFALHILPKGFVRIRHYGILSAYHKRKSLDHLGKTLGKVQLQEKPPLQHRICPSCKKGELVTLHTFTARGPPAHWITKLKKYTKAQ is encoded by the coding sequence ATGGCATCCGCTGCTCACGAAGTGGCCCAGGTATTAAATCGCAACAGGGAGTCTTTAGCAGACTGTTGTGCCACCAGCTGGCAACTAAGGACCCTGCACGCCCTGCGCAAATGTCGTACGGCTGCCCTGGGCGGTCACATTGACCACTGCACGAATCCATCCTGTAATACCTTGCACCTGAGCTACAACAGTTGCCGCAACCGGCATTGCCCAAAGTGTCAGGGGCACAAAAGGGAACAATGGATCAGGGCACGGGAAGAAGAGCTCTTGAACGTTCCTTACTTCCACGTGGTATTTACCCTGCCTTCAGAACTCAACCGCCTGTGCCTGTACGAACCCAAACTGCTGTATGGCCTGCTGTTCAAAACTTCATGGGAAGTCATAGCGGGGTTTGCTTCCAATCCTAAGTTTTTAGGTGCCGGTCCCGGGATGATCGCCATCCTGCATACCTGGGGACAGAACCTGTCCCTGCATCCGCACTTGCATTGTATCGTGCCCGGTGGTGGGGCAACCAAAAGTGGTAAGTGGAAACCTGCCCGGAACAAGGGGAAATACCTGTTCCCGGTCAAGGCCATGAGCAAGGTATTCCGTGCCCGCTTTGTTGCAGGGTTACGTAAAAAAATTAAAACAGAACAACCAGAGGCCCTTTACCAAAGCCTGTTCAAAAAAGAGTGGGTCGTCTATTGCAAGCGTCCGTTTTTAGGGCCACCTCAGGTAGTGGAATACCTTGGTCGCTATACCCATAAAATTGCGATCAGCAACCACCGAATCAAAAACCTGGATGACAGCGGCGTGGTGTTTTCGGTAAAAGATTACCGCCACGGGGGAAACAAATCCCTGATGTACCTGAGCGATACTGAATTCATCAGGCGCTTTGCCCTGCACATACTCCCTAAGGGGTTTGTGCGCATCCGCCATTATGGGATATTAAGTGCTTACCATAAACGCAAAAGTCTTGACCACTTGGGTAAAACCCTGGGGAAGGTACAGCTCCAAGAAAAACCGCCCCTGCAACACCGAATCTGCCCATCTTGTAAAAAGGGAGAACTGGTGACCCTGCATACGTTTACCGCACGGGGACCACCGGCACACTGGATCACAAAACTTAAAAAATACACTAAAGCACAGTAA
- a CDS encoding HNH endonuclease family protein has product MPRQTVPDIDFDHFALGEIQELFDNDKIFINESYQRGDIWKDRQKIELIKSIDQRYSIGVLVLFINEKDQYEILDGQQRLLTIKSYLSDEIKGIDDDLTKYSELSRRDKLQIDAYSVYYLKLKSHDPETKEEDIVQTFLRLQEGTPLNKAEKLNAHRGEFKNVFKDIAITHPLFKFLGTERRFRFRQLAAELMTLEFEGDFDNLIFPSLDIHTLTGTIKKYEKKVPKRQLKFFKGNLDYMHNSINMLLGAFKIRDVISFYLLISYLRKKRAGNNNLNTELSAFAKEFMCNLNKFSIYDLKPPRGMTKKEFDTYKSYKTESKLMTTPASFKTRLEIMISEFDRLLPIIEKDPERLHNEEQRRILFFRQRGICPECSKSLDFKKAEAHHVIHHSKGGITDDLEHSVLLHTNCHKRVHKREKKKQTKLDI; this is encoded by the coding sequence ATGCCAAGACAAACAGTACCAGATATAGACTTTGATCATTTTGCCCTTGGTGAAATACAAGAGCTTTTTGATAACGATAAGATATTTATTAATGAATCATATCAGCGGGGGGACATCTGGAAAGATCGACAGAAAATTGAACTGATTAAGTCGATCGATCAACGGTACTCTATAGGAGTGCTGGTTCTTTTTATTAATGAAAAGGACCAGTATGAAATCCTCGATGGACAACAAAGGCTACTCACTATCAAATCCTACCTAAGTGATGAAATAAAAGGTATTGACGATGACTTAACCAAGTACTCAGAGCTATCACGTAGGGATAAGCTTCAAATCGATGCATATTCTGTATACTACCTTAAACTCAAAAGTCACGATCCGGAAACGAAAGAAGAAGATATTGTCCAGACATTTCTGAGACTCCAAGAAGGGACTCCTCTGAACAAAGCAGAAAAGCTAAATGCCCATCGAGGGGAATTCAAAAATGTATTTAAGGACATCGCGATTACTCACCCACTTTTCAAATTCTTAGGGACAGAGAGAAGATTCAGATTTAGACAATTAGCAGCTGAACTTATGACTTTGGAGTTCGAAGGTGATTTTGACAACTTAATTTTCCCATCTCTCGACATCCATACCCTTACAGGAACAATTAAGAAATATGAAAAGAAGGTTCCCAAAAGGCAGCTTAAATTCTTCAAAGGAAACCTTGACTATATGCACAATAGTATAAACATGCTTTTGGGAGCCTTCAAAATTCGAGACGTCATTTCTTTCTATCTACTCATATCATACTTGCGAAAGAAGCGGGCAGGAAATAACAACTTAAACACAGAACTCTCTGCTTTTGCTAAAGAGTTCATGTGTAACCTAAACAAGTTCTCCATTTATGACTTGAAGCCTCCACGGGGTATGACCAAGAAGGAATTTGACACATATAAATCGTATAAAACCGAGTCAAAACTGATGACTACACCGGCTTCTTTCAAAACAAGACTGGAAATTATGATTTCAGAATTTGACAGGCTTCTGCCTATAATAGAAAAGGACCCTGAACGACTACACAATGAAGAACAAAGAAGAATTCTGTTCTTTAGACAAAGGGGGATTTGCCCTGAATGTAGTAAATCACTAGACTTTAAAAAAGCAGAAGCTCATCACGTCATTCATCATTCCAAAGGTGGCATAACAGACGACTTAGAGCATTCTGTACTTCTTCATACAAACTGTCACAAACGAGTTCATAAAAGAGAGAAAAAGAAACAAACTAAACTTGATATTTAA
- a CDS encoding amidohydrolase family protein → MRTFKLLIVLSIISAFKSMLISQDKKGDVSLYKGPIIDMHLHAENNSTLPPEELGLCIPLSNLVPHFDPKQEFGEAWTAALKNPSCKNPMWSSTSFEGYTSKIQSQLETYKVRPVVSGSTPILEEWKQKFSNTMIPSLEFQLERDSIPLDSLRGLFENNGFQVLGEISNQYAGIPPNDPRMDAYYALAEEMEIPVAIHMGTGAPGSPYLFSPKYVAAYSNPLLLEEVLKKYPKLRISIMHYGEPFIDELITMMYHYPQIYVDLGGIQWAYPSDYFYQYHLKKIMAAGFGKRIMFGSDTFLWPELLGKSIDIINEADFLTLEQKADIFYNNAARFLRID, encoded by the coding sequence ATGAGAACATTTAAATTATTAATTGTTTTAAGTATTATATCTGCCTTTAAATCAATGCTAATAAGTCAAGATAAAAAGGGCGATGTTTCCTTGTATAAGGGCCCAATTATCGATATGCATTTACATGCCGAAAACAATAGTACGTTGCCGCCAGAAGAATTGGGTCTATGTATCCCCCTTTCAAATTTGGTTCCTCATTTTGACCCAAAACAGGAGTTTGGTGAAGCTTGGACCGCTGCCTTAAAAAATCCTTCGTGTAAAAATCCAATGTGGTCCTCCACATCTTTTGAAGGATACACCTCAAAAATTCAATCACAATTGGAAACGTATAAAGTTAGGCCCGTGGTAAGTGGTTCAACACCTATATTGGAGGAATGGAAGCAAAAATTCTCCAATACCATGATTCCCAGTTTGGAGTTTCAACTGGAGCGTGATTCAATTCCTTTAGATAGTCTTAGAGGATTGTTTGAAAACAACGGTTTTCAGGTATTGGGGGAAATATCCAATCAATATGCGGGAATACCGCCAAACGATCCAAGAATGGATGCCTATTATGCCCTTGCGGAGGAGATGGAAATACCTGTGGCCATCCATATGGGGACGGGAGCTCCAGGTAGTCCCTATTTATTTAGCCCAAAGTATGTAGCGGCATATTCCAATCCCTTGTTATTGGAAGAGGTTTTAAAAAAGTACCCGAAACTGCGTATCTCCATAATGCATTATGGGGAACCGTTTATAGATGAATTAATTACCATGATGTACCATTACCCTCAGATTTATGTGGATCTGGGAGGAATCCAATGGGCGTATCCCTCGGACTATTTTTACCAGTACCATCTTAAAAAAATCATGGCAGCAGGGTTTGGAAAACGCATTATGTTTGGTTCGGACACGTTTCTTTGGCCAGAATTGCTGGGGAAGTCAATCGATATCATCAATGAAGCGGATTTTTTGACCTTGGAACAGAAAGCGGACATCTTTTATAATAACGCCGCTAGGTTTTTAAGGATAGATTAA
- a CDS encoding S41 family peptidase: MKKFLFFLLASIMISCTAQESSKYNLGFETQKDPLQLADGWIEWGKYEISIDTLAHSGNYAGKINSGESEDGFGSIAYEIPANYKGERIELKGYMKIKNVSDGFAGLLLRVDGNGSTLAFDNMQRRQITGTKDWEQYSITLNYPEDAQRIYVAGILVGKGEAWFDDFVLSIDGKDVQMLKEVEYKPSKAELDKEFIDASRIELTEPSPKQIESLELLGRVWGFLKYHHLEIAKGNYNWDFELFRFLPAYIKTTDKNESKRQLVDRITSLGKLEDCTNCEPTNESAFLKPDLEWIYQQEEDLKSALLDVYKNRSQGKHYYITKAANVGNPEFKNENSYYDMPYPDDGYRLLSLYRYWNMINYFFPYRHLMDENWNTKLAEYIPVFLNAKNELEYELAALQLIAEIQDTHANIYGDMEQLDAWKGINYPPVHVRFIENQLVVTDYYNEEFANRDGLKVGDIISEIQGKPVDEIVAEKTKYYPASNVPTRLRNLSEDILRSNNKELDITLISKDRKPRTQSVTLYPKDSLEIFRWYKKSEGSSYKILDGNIGYVNLQNIKESDVSKIKEEFKGTKGIIVDIRNYPAIFVPFSLGPYFVSQSTPFVKFTQGNIDHPGEFTFTDTLEIPNDGEAYKGKLVVLVNELTQSMAEYTTMALKAGENITVLGSTTAGADGNVSTILLPGGLRTMISGIGVYYPNGEETQRVGIVPDVEVKPTIVGIRNGKDEVLEKAIQLISEE, translated from the coding sequence ATGAAGAAATTCCTGTTTTTCCTTTTAGCATCAATAATGATTTCCTGTACCGCCCAAGAAAGCTCAAAATACAATCTGGGCTTCGAAACCCAGAAAGACCCACTGCAATTAGCCGATGGTTGGATTGAATGGGGGAAATATGAAATTTCAATAGATACCTTGGCCCATTCTGGGAACTACGCTGGGAAGATAAACTCCGGTGAATCGGAGGACGGTTTTGGAAGTATAGCCTATGAAATACCCGCTAATTATAAGGGTGAGCGCATCGAGTTGAAGGGTTATATGAAGATTAAAAATGTCTCCGACGGGTTTGCAGGGCTTTTACTGCGGGTAGATGGTAACGGAAGTACTTTGGCTTTCGATAATATGCAAAGACGGCAGATTACCGGTACAAAGGATTGGGAGCAGTATAGTATTACCCTGAATTATCCGGAGGATGCCCAGAGAATATACGTGGCCGGTATTTTGGTAGGAAAGGGAGAAGCTTGGTTCGACGATTTTGTACTTTCTATAGATGGAAAGGATGTGCAGATGCTCAAGGAAGTAGAATATAAACCTAGCAAGGCAGAGCTGGATAAAGAATTTATTGATGCTTCCCGGATTGAACTTACGGAGCCATCACCTAAGCAAATCGAGAGCTTGGAATTGCTAGGTAGGGTTTGGGGTTTTCTTAAATACCACCACCTGGAAATTGCAAAAGGCAATTACAATTGGGATTTTGAACTCTTTCGATTTTTACCTGCCTACATAAAGACGACGGATAAAAATGAAAGCAAGCGGCAATTAGTGGATAGGATAACGTCTTTGGGCAAATTGGAAGACTGTACAAATTGTGAACCCACGAATGAAAGTGCATTTCTAAAGCCAGATTTGGAATGGATATATCAACAGGAAGAAGATTTAAAATCGGCCTTATTGGATGTATATAAAAACCGCTCACAAGGAAAACACTATTACATTACAAAGGCCGCCAATGTAGGTAATCCGGAATTTAAAAATGAGAATTCGTACTATGACATGCCGTATCCGGATGATGGTTATAGGTTATTGTCCCTGTACCGTTATTGGAACATGATCAACTACTTTTTTCCATATAGGCACCTGATGGACGAAAACTGGAACACCAAACTGGCCGAATACATTCCTGTCTTTCTAAATGCTAAAAATGAATTGGAATACGAGCTGGCCGCGCTTCAACTTATTGCGGAGATACAGGACACGCACGCCAATATTTATGGTGATATGGAGCAGTTAGATGCTTGGAAGGGAATCAATTATCCGCCTGTGCATGTGCGTTTTATTGAGAACCAATTGGTAGTGACGGACTATTACAATGAGGAGTTCGCAAACAGGGACGGATTAAAAGTTGGGGATATAATTTCTGAAATCCAAGGAAAGCCCGTTGACGAAATTGTAGCGGAAAAAACAAAATATTATCCCGCTTCCAATGTCCCCACTCGGTTACGGAATCTTTCCGAGGATATATTGCGTTCCAACAACAAGGAATTGGATATAACTTTAATCTCGAAAGATAGGAAACCAAGGACACAAAGCGTGACCTTATATCCCAAGGATAGCCTAGAGATTTTCAGATGGTATAAAAAAAGCGAGGGAAGTTCCTATAAGATCCTGGATGGCAATATCGGTTATGTAAACCTTCAAAACATTAAGGAATCCGATGTTTCCAAAATAAAGGAGGAATTCAAGGGTACCAAGGGAATTATAGTGGATATCAGGAATTACCCTGCAATCTTTGTCCCCTTTAGTCTTGGTCCCTACTTTGTTTCCCAATCCACACCTTTCGTAAAATTTACTCAGGGCAATATTGACCATCCCGGTGAATTCACGTTTACGGATACTTTGGAGATTCCCAATGACGGTGAAGCCTATAAAGGCAAATTGGTAGTGTTGGTCAATGAACTCACCCAAAGTATGGCAGAATATACGACCATGGCCTTAAAGGCAGGGGAAAACATCACGGTTTTGGGCAGTACTACGGCCGGAGCGGACGGTAACGTATCCACCATTCTTCTTCCTGGCGGACTTAGGACCATGATTTCCGGTATTGGGGTCTACTATCCCAATGGGGAAGAGACCCAAAGAGTTGGAATTGTTCCAGATGTTGAAGTAAAACCTACCATTGTGGGCATTAGAAATGGGAAGGACGAGGTTTTGGAAAAGGCGATACAACTAATTTCTGAGGAATAG
- a CDS encoding glycoside hydrolase family 95 protein has protein sequence MKKLLCLGFLIYLLPSKLCAQADKVLWYDGPAQYFEETLVLGNGTMGAALFGGIDKEKIYLNEATLWSGEPVAPNPNPNAYKAVAEIRKALAEENYRLADSLQSKLQGPYSQSYMPLGTLEIDFGHSGESTEYYRELNLGKAMAKTTYTNNGIHFTREYFVSHPDQIMTIRLTSDKKQAINCSIDFQSLLQFKTEIEGDKLMVNGYAPYNVEPNYIDDAPEPVQFDENRGTRFTSLFEIQSSDGEITTTDSKLTLSNATEAVIYISIGTSFNGFDKNPVTEGWDNEALAKERLEIAMEKSYATLQKNHLTDYQALFNRVELNLEASEKAALPTDQRLLQYTDGAEDKSLEELYFNFGRYLLISSSRTPGVPANLQGIWNPYMRPPWSSNYTVNINVEENYWMAETANLSELHQPLLGFIGNVATTGRETAKTYYDTEGWVVGHNSDIWAMSNPVGENSGGPSWANWNMGGVWLSTHLWEHYAFTQDKDYLAQEAYPLMKGAVQFCLDWLVKDKQGNYITSPSTSPENIFITPEGYKGATLYGATSDLAMIRELFEDFIKASEILDRDGEFRERVKTVHDQLYPYQIGKKGNLQEWYYDWEDEDPKHRHQSHLFGLYPGHHITMEETPELAQASRTTLEIKGDDTTGWSKGWRINLWARLWDGNRAYKMYRELLNYVGPDDMKGSRRGGGTYPNLLDAHPPFQIDGNFGGSAAVIEMLMQSRDDTIFLLPALPDTWESGSITGIKARGGYEVALEWENTQLKKVVITATVAGNPTLVYNGKQKEITLTQGQTLEVDW, from the coding sequence ATGAAGAAATTATTGTGTCTTGGTTTTCTAATCTATTTGCTACCTTCAAAACTTTGCGCACAGGCAGATAAAGTCCTGTGGTATGACGGACCGGCCCAATATTTTGAGGAAACTTTGGTACTGGGCAATGGCACTATGGGTGCGGCCCTATTTGGCGGGATTGACAAAGAAAAAATATACCTGAACGAGGCCACTTTATGGTCGGGAGAACCGGTTGCACCCAATCCCAATCCCAATGCGTACAAAGCCGTTGCGGAAATACGTAAGGCGCTGGCTGAAGAAAATTATCGATTGGCCGATTCCCTGCAAAGTAAACTCCAGGGCCCCTATTCCCAATCCTATATGCCCTTGGGTACCTTGGAAATCGATTTTGGGCATTCCGGGGAATCGACGGAGTATTACCGGGAACTGAATCTTGGCAAGGCCATGGCGAAAACGACCTATACAAACAACGGTATTCATTTTACACGGGAGTATTTTGTTTCCCATCCGGACCAAATTATGACCATTCGGTTGACATCGGACAAAAAACAGGCCATCAATTGTAGTATTGATTTTCAAAGTTTACTCCAGTTTAAGACTGAAATCGAAGGGGATAAATTAATGGTCAATGGATATGCGCCCTACAATGTGGAACCCAACTATATTGACGATGCACCGGAACCGGTTCAATTCGATGAAAATCGGGGGACTCGGTTCACTTCCTTATTCGAGATACAAAGTAGTGACGGGGAGATAACTACTACCGATTCCAAACTGACCCTCTCCAATGCCACCGAAGCCGTAATCTATATTTCCATCGGGACCAGTTTCAATGGTTTTGACAAAAACCCTGTAACGGAAGGTTGGGATAACGAAGCCCTTGCCAAAGAGCGCCTGGAAATAGCCATGGAAAAATCTTATGCCACCTTACAAAAGAACCACTTGACCGATTATCAAGCCTTGTTCAATCGGGTGGAATTGAACCTTGAAGCTTCTGAAAAGGCAGCTTTGCCCACCGATCAACGTTTATTGCAATATACCGATGGAGCAGAGGATAAAAGTTTGGAGGAACTGTATTTTAATTTTGGTCGGTATCTGTTGATTTCATCGTCCCGAACTCCTGGTGTTCCAGCAAATCTGCAGGGAATATGGAATCCGTATATGCGACCTCCCTGGAGCAGCAACTACACCGTAAATATCAATGTGGAGGAAAATTATTGGATGGCGGAAACCGCCAATCTCTCCGAATTGCATCAACCTTTATTAGGATTTATTGGCAACGTGGCGACTACGGGCAGGGAAACGGCAAAAACCTATTATGATACAGAGGGTTGGGTCGTGGGCCACAATTCGGATATTTGGGCCATGAGCAATCCTGTAGGTGAAAACTCGGGCGGTCCCAGTTGGGCCAATTGGAACATGGGCGGGGTTTGGCTGTCCACCCATCTTTGGGAACATTATGCCTTTACCCAGGACAAAGATTATTTGGCCCAGGAAGCCTATCCCTTGATGAAGGGTGCCGTTCAGTTTTGTTTGGATTGGCTGGTAAAGGACAAGCAAGGCAACTACATTACCTCCCCAAGTACCTCTCCCGAAAATATTTTTATCACCCCAGAAGGGTATAAAGGGGCAACCTTGTACGGCGCCACGTCAGATTTGGCCATGATTCGGGAATTGTTCGAGGACTTTATCAAGGCCTCCGAAATTTTGGATCGCGATGGCGAATTCAGGGAAAGGGTAAAGACCGTCCATGATCAACTGTACCCGTATCAAATCGGGAAAAAGGGGAATCTACAGGAGTGGTATTACGATTGGGAAGATGAGGACCCAAAACATCGGCATCAATCGCATCTTTTTGGCCTGTATCCCGGGCACCATATCACGATGGAGGAAACCCCGGAATTGGCCCAGGCAAGCCGCACCACCTTGGAAATAAAAGGAGACGATACCACGGGATGGTCCAAAGGATGGCGAATCAATCTGTGGGCAAGGTTGTGGGATGGCAACCGGGCCTATAAAATGTACCGGGAATTGCTCAACTATGTAGGTCCGGATGACATGAAGGGGTCGCGTAGAGGCGGGGGTACTTATCCCAACCTATTGGACGCCCACCCGCCATTTCAGATAGATGGCAACTTTGGAGGTTCTGCAGCAGTCATTGAAATGTTGATGCAATCCCGGGACGATACAATTTTCCTTTTGCCCGCTCTGCCCGATACTTGGGAATCTGGGTCCATAACAGGTATCAAGGCCAGAGGGGGGTATGAGGTAGCGCTGGAATGGGAAAATACCCAATTAAAAAAAGTGGTGATTACCGCGACGGTAGCCGGAAACCCAACGCTGGTCTACAACGGCAAACAAAAAGAAATTACCCTTACACAAGGACAGACCTTGGAAGTGGATTGGTAG
- a CDS encoding SRPBCC family protein: MNIPINKNAPVQSSFNIYIDAPKEKVWGLLTNINDWPNWQSDITQAILNQDLGEGVAFKWKAGGLSFNSQIHTMIPEEKLGWTGNTIGAKAIHNWFLSSAGKGTEVYVEESLQGVFPNLFTGYFQKNLDKGVQKNLMELKLVSEK, encoded by the coding sequence ATGAATATTCCTATAAACAAAAATGCACCCGTACAATCAAGCTTCAATATTTATATAGATGCGCCAAAAGAAAAAGTATGGGGGCTATTGACGAATATCAATGACTGGCCAAACTGGCAATCTGATATTACACAAGCTATTTTGAACCAAGATTTAGGTGAAGGAGTTGCATTTAAATGGAAGGCAGGAGGCTTATCCTTTAATTCACAAATTCATACTATGATTCCCGAAGAAAAATTGGGATGGACCGGAAATACCATTGGAGCCAAAGCCATACATAACTGGTTCCTGTCAAGTGCAGGAAAAGGAACGGAGGTTTATGTAGAAGAAAGTCTTCAAGGTGTTTTCCCAAACCTTTTTACTGGATATTTCCAAAAGAATTTAGATAAAGGTGTACAAAAGAATTTAATGGAATTAAAACTGGTATCAGAAAAATAG
- a CDS encoding zinc ribbon domain-containing protein, giving the protein MERFECKQCGAKNSSLAKYCSGCGYRLPESIAIVTEIPDSNINKPEKGIGKKIDTLSFRGTMEPFLTNNLMTSPDMKVFREHKTTLGYNYKDKNGVFVLKLLVSSQVLE; this is encoded by the coding sequence ATGGAGCGTTTTGAATGTAAACAGTGTGGAGCCAAGAATTCCTCGCTGGCCAAGTATTGTTCCGGTTGCGGGTATCGTTTACCGGAATCCATTGCAATAGTGACTGAAATACCAGATTCCAACATCAATAAACCTGAAAAGGGAATTGGTAAAAAGATCGATACCTTGTCATTCAGGGGTACCATGGAGCCCTTTTTAACTAATAATCTCATGACCAGTCCGGACATGAAGGTTTTTAGGGAACATAAAACCACCCTAGGGTATAACTATAAGGATAAAAATGGGGTTTTCGTGCTTAAGCTTCTGGTTTCGTCTCAAGTTTTAGAATAA